The following proteins are encoded in a genomic region of [Eubacterium] hominis:
- a CDS encoding DUF871 domain-containing protein gives MRKLGIALYPDKTELIEDQAYLKMAKDIGYERVFMSFLQIDVNNPMRSIQRIKESAKLAHDMGFSVTLDIHPMVFTYLKCKEDDLSYFHAMGIDVLRLDKGYDGYTEAMMSHNPYGIMIEVNMSNHTHYLQRILDHQPDTEHLCGSHNFYPQRFTALSLSTFQTCSEMFHRHHIHSAAFITSKHASISPWPISEGLCTLECHRDLPLRVQAQHMKMLNAVDDIIIGNAFALKEELGEVKQVFDTSIDELHIHLHEETTPLEKELLFQGVYEYRGDASAYVIRSSKNRAKYHTYSLPAHAVTRDIHKGDILILNEAYGQYKAELQIALCDRLADSKINVVGHIVEDEMILLDAMCPFQKFQLKEEIKK, from the coding sequence ATGAGAAAATTAGGCATAGCATTGTATCCTGATAAAACCGAGTTAATTGAAGATCAGGCATATCTGAAGATGGCAAAAGACATCGGATATGAAAGAGTATTCATGAGTTTTCTACAAATTGATGTAAATAATCCCATGCGTTCCATTCAACGTATCAAAGAAAGTGCGAAACTTGCACATGATATGGGGTTTTCTGTAACTTTGGATATTCATCCTATGGTATTTACATATTTGAAATGTAAGGAAGATGATTTATCATATTTTCATGCTATGGGAATTGATGTATTACGTTTGGATAAAGGATATGATGGTTATACAGAAGCCATGATGAGTCATAATCCATATGGTATCATGATTGAGGTAAACATGAGTAATCATACACATTATCTGCAACGTATTCTGGATCATCAACCAGATACAGAGCATCTGTGTGGTTCTCATAATTTTTATCCACAGCGTTTTACCGCTCTTTCTTTATCCACATTTCAAACATGTAGTGAGATGTTTCATCGTCATCATATACATAGCGCAGCGTTTATCACTTCAAAGCACGCTTCTATATCTCCATGGCCAATATCTGAAGGCTTATGTACGTTAGAGTGTCATCGTGATTTACCATTACGTGTACAGGCACAACACATGAAGATGTTAAATGCTGTGGATGATATTATCATAGGAAATGCGTTTGCATTAAAAGAAGAACTAGGTGAAGTGAAACAGGTGTTTGATACATCAATAGATGAACTTCATATTCATCTGCATGAGGAAACAACACCATTAGAAAAAGAATTGTTATTTCAGGGTGTATATGAATATCGTGGAGATGCTTCTGCATATGTAATCAGATCAAGTAAAAACCGAGCAAAATATCATACATACAGTTTACCGGCGCATGCTGTGACAAGGGATATTCATAAAGGTGACATTTTGATACTAAATGAAGCTTATGGCCAATATAAAGCTGAATTACAGATTGCTTTATGTGATCGTTTAGCAGATTCTAAAATAAATGTTGTGGGACATATTGTGGAGGATGAAATGATATTGTTAGATGCCATGTGCCCATTTCAAAAGTTTCAGTTAAAGGAGGAAATTAAGAAATGA